From a single Aspergillus puulaauensis MK2 DNA, chromosome 2, nearly complete sequence genomic region:
- a CDS encoding uncharacterized protein (COG:M;~EggNog:ENOG410PG4A;~InterPro:IPR035474,IPR001347;~PFAM:PF01380;~go_function: GO:0097367 - carbohydrate derivative binding [Evidence IEA];~go_process: GO:1901135 - carbohydrate derivative metabolic process [Evidence IEA]), producing MGHLKQQYRIPLSAAMPSSSASMQDGFACLPMTPPEPADGVLTPTRGATSVSTAIHVISTERAALAHLERLYETDQLAQDHLGRAVDQIACTARNGGKLVCCGVGKSGKIAQKLEATMNSLGIYSTFLHPTEALHGDLGMVRPNDTLLLISFSGRTPELLLLLPHIPPTVTIIALTSHLHPSTCPLLSFQPSDMGILLPAPIHEDEETSVGVSAPTSSTTVALSLGDALAIATANRLHTSPGRGPAEVFKSFHPGGAIGAASTASTPISMSSVSFTSFTSTPSDFLPVRPQIPSFTEHQESPQSPSISSLITATLNQIPTVSSATQKIKLLDVLLTAIQHPNAKSWVFVSPSVVIPPRQLRSLSRGYVDMDTSLSDLDSTDLIPRDHWHLISDECTVEEARRLISPDAGRPVIVVVRGQDHNDILGMLEVQDLWDDND from the exons ATGGGGCACCTGAAGCAGCAATATCGAATTCCGCTCTCTGCCGCCAtgccctcctccagcgcgTCCATGCAGGACGGCTTCGCATGTCTCCCGATGACCCCTCCTGAGCCTGCCGACGGCGTCTTGACGCCTACCAGGGGTGCTACTTCGGTTAGCACGGCCATCCATGTGATTTCTACCGAGCGTGCAGCTCTCGCGCATCTCGAGCGCTTGTATGAAACGGACCAGCTGGCACAGGACCATCTTGGCCGCGCAGTAGATCAAATTGCATGTACCGCCCGCAATGGAGGCAAGCTGGTGTGCTGCGGGGTGGGCAAGAGTGGGAAAATTGCCCAGAAGCTGGAAGCTACCATGAACAGCTTGGGGATTTACAGCACGTTTCTACATCCAACAGAGGCATTGCACGGTGACCTGGGGATGGTTCGACCG AATGATACCCTTCTCTTaatctccttctccggcCGAACACCAGAACTGCTCCTTCTACTTCCTCATATACCTCCGACAGTCACGATCATTGCGCTCACATCTCACTTGCACCCATCAACATGCCCACTTTTGTCATTCCAGCCCTCCGACATGGGTATTCTTCTACCAGCCCCCATccatgaagacgaagagacGTCAGTGGGGGTGTCCGCTCCAACGTCCTCCACAACAGTAGCCCTCTCGCTTGGTGATGCCCTGGCTATAGCCACCGCTAACAGGCTACATACCTCCCCCGGAAGAGGCCCTGCGGAGGTATTCAAGAGCTTCCATCCTGGCGGTGCAATCGGAGCCGCTTCCactgcatcaaccccaatTAGCATGTCCAGTGTCTCATTCACCTCATTCACCTCGACACCGTCCGACTTCCTCCCGGTCCGTCCGCAGATACCCAGCTTTACTGAACACCAAGAGTCCCCGCAGagcccctccatctccagccttATCACCGCCACCCTCAATCAAATACCCACTGTCTCCTCTGCAACGCAGAAAATAAAACTTCTAGACGTCCTACTCACAGCAATCCAACACCCGAATGCGAAATCGTGGGTCTTTGTCTCCCCATCCGTGGTTATCCCTCCTCGGCAACTCCGATCTCTCTCCCGGGGCTATGTCGACATGGATACCTCATTGAGCGATTTGGATTCTACTGATTTGATACCCCGCGACCATTGGCACCTGATCTCGGACGAATGTACTGTTGAGGAAGCACGCCGTCTTATATCCCCAGACGCTGGCAGACCGGTAATTGTTGTCGTGCGTGGGCAGGACCATAATGACATCCTCGGCATGTTGGAGGTTCAAGATCTATGGGATGATAATGACTGA
- a CDS encoding uncharacterized protein (COG:T;~EggNog:ENOG410PM9K;~InterPro:IPR019826,IPR002018,IPR029058;~MEROPS:MER0033188;~PFAM:PF00135;~SECRETED:SignalP(1-22)) produces MRFFYRTLAVVLLGATSAAAEAGASFPRNVSPIVTVEQGVINGFVQNNTNVFLGIPFAQSTARENRWKAPKPINAFHGGKFDAVTYGPSCAQAMSGTKITAQSEDCLNLNIWSPLGDTKTNLPVFVYIYGGAMVTGGNSNAQWQGYNFARKGVIYVNFNYRESIYASPNVPELESESQNFGILDVELALQWVYNNIEAFGGNKSHIVLGGHSSGAVHVDHYLWTHPQTFLAGAIEMSANARSGPAYAPAGVALKQVVQDMLDSGVSLDCTADDYTLDCLRAADTYDFQTSYFNSTSNIWFAPAVDNNTRFNNYTDCFVNGHYPKSLPLIVGNSDQEGAIFGYVYSAENKDFESWIRTFDADLAFVPESEMLGAYKEADYASIPSMSGASYGDARFICATDSLLDLRAADQPTWIYRWFGNYSNVLGMPGIGPSHGSEVPFFHGGNECFSELSDVTDAQQRLADYVNDWFVAWIRDPPAGPGWERARPVNGPLAQLGVSGREGETVMNTTGEYNGRCQRVYKANYPNYPVVQNPVLLAK; encoded by the exons ATGCGTTTTTTTTACCGCACGCTGGCAGTGGTTCTGCTGGGTGCAACCAGCGCAGCTGCAGAAGCTGGCGCATCTTTTCCGAGGAATGTTTCCCCCATTGTCACCGTTGAGCAGGGTGTCATCAATGGCTTTGTGCAGAATAACACAAACGTCTTCCTTGGGATACCCTTTGCCCAGAGCACTGCTCGAGAAAACCGCTGGAAGGCCCCCAAGCCGATCAATGCGTTTCACGGAGGGAAATTCGATGCAGTAACCTATGGCCCATCCTGTGCCCAGGCAATGTCCGGCACAAAAATTACTGCCCAGAGCGAAGATTGCCTGAACCTGAACATCTGGTCTCCACTCGGTGACACCAAGACTAATTTGCCCGTCTTTGTCTATATCTATGGCGGTGCTATGGTCACTGGGGGAAACAGCAATGCCCAATGGCAAGGCTATAATTTCGCACGCAAGGGCGTGATCTATGTTAACTTCAACTACCGCGAGAGTATCTACGCCTCACCTAATGTGCCTGAGCTGGAGAGCGAGTCCCAGAACTTTGGAATTCTGGATGTGGAGCTGGCTCTGCAGTGGGTTTACAACAACATCGAAG CCTTTGGTGGTAACAAGTCACATATTGTTCTGGGCGGCCACTCCTCCGGCGCAGTCCATGTCGACCACTACCTCTGGACTCACCCACAGACTTTTCTAGCCGGTGCCATCGAGATGTCCGCCAATGCGCGGTCAGGTCCCGCCTACGCACCTGCAGGTGTCGCGCTGAAGCAGGTAGTACAAGATATGCTAGATTCTGGGGTATCACTAGATTGCACAGCCGACGATTACACCCTGGACTGCCTTCGCGCAGCAGACACATACGACTTCCAAACCAGCTACTTCAAttcaacctccaacatctGGTTCGCGCCAGCAGTAGACAACAACACCCGGTTCAACAACTATACCGACTGCTTCGTCAACGGGCATTACCCGAAATCGCTGCCACTTATCGTCGGCAACTCAGACCAGGAGGGCGCCATCTTCGGATACGTCTATAGCGCTGAGAACAAGGACTTCGAATCCTGGATCCGCACCTTTGACGCAGACCTAGCATTCGTGCCGGAGTCCGAAATGCTAGGCGCATACAAAGAAGCAGACTATGCATCCATCCCCTCAATGAGCGGCGCCTCATATGGCGACGCCCGCTTCATCTGCGCCACCGACTCCCTGCTCGACCTCCGCGCCGCAGACCAGCCCACCTGGATCTACCGCTGGTTCGGCAACTACTCGAACGTACTGGGTATGCCCGGCATCGGGCCATCCCACGGTAGCGAAGTCCCCTTTTTCCACGGCGGCAATGAGTGCTTCTCGGAGTTGAGTGACGTTACCGACGCACAGCAGCGGTTGGCGGACTACGTGAATGACTGGTTTGTTGCGTGGATTCGGGATCCtcctgctgggcctggatgggAAAGGGCGAGGCCTGTTAATGGGCCTCTGGCACAGTTGGGTGTGTCTGGGCGTGAGGGCGAGACTGTGATGAATACGACTGGGGAATATAATGGTCGGTGCCAGAGGGTTTATAAGGCTAATTATCCCAATTACCCCGTGGTGCAGAACCCTGTACTGCTGGcaaagtaa
- a CDS encoding beta-mannosidase mndA (CAZy:GH2;~COG:G;~EggNog:ENOG410PGS5;~InterPro:IPR006102,IPR017853,IPR036156,IPR008979, IPR013783,IPR041625,IPR041447;~PFAM:PF17753,PF00703,PF17786;~go_function: GO:0004553 - hydrolase activity, hydrolyzing O-glycosyl compounds [Evidence IEA];~go_process: GO:0005975 - carbohydrate metabolic process [Evidence IEA]) produces the protein MDFQKLGTQAVFASNVAWEHHTMDLSTVNWSLSGPALDTIVPASIPSHVHLDLFNAGVIDDPYYGLNEISLRWVGESNWTYTSDPISDLLREYESTWLVFEGLDTFASISFCGHHIASTNNQFRQYAFDVSSPLKKCTGDPTISIDFASAPKTVDAIAADPSSPQWPVQLTSQYPNRWFMRKQQCDFGWDWGPAFAPAGPWKPAYLVQLEKPGNIHILNTDLDIYREGSINHLPPDQNQPWVVNASIDFIGHPPAEPQLSVEIKDFESGEILASQQAEAVSVTEASITGVTTFDSLSPKLWWPLGLGPQSLYNVTITVHDGSEQTALFSKRTGFRTIFLNQRNITDNQLAQGIADGANWHFEINGHEFYAKGSNFIPPDTFWPRVTKEKMSRLLDAAAAGNQNMLRIWSSGAYLPDFIYDLADERGILLWSEFQFSDAMYPVDDDFLDNVAEEVVYNVRRVNHHPSLALWAGGNEIESLILPQTQDADPEGYPKYVAEYEKLYISLILPLVYQNTRSITYSPSSTTEGYLSVNLSAPVPMTQRYEQLEPGSYYGDTDYYNYDTNVSFDYSIYPVGRFANEFGFHSMPSLQTWQQAVDPDDLHFNSTVVVTRNRHYPSEGFGETYNASRGMAEMTLGVERYYPVPENADPAANFSAWCHATQLFQADFYKSQIQFYRRGSGMPERQLGSLYWQLEDIWQAPTWAGIEYDGRWKVLHYVARDIYQPIIVSPFWNYTTGNFEVYVTSDLWESATGTVNLTWLTLSGEPIPNNAGTPTTLSFAVGAINTTRVYSTNIKDLNLPNPKDSILTLSVSSEASLPNSKEPVSLTHENHFTPAFPKDLALTDPELELSYDSQSEVFTVEAKSGVSLYTWLDYPAGLVGYFDYNAFVLAPGQKKEIRFIVQEDHSDGEWQREVTVRSLWDQKVRD, from the exons ATGGATTTCCAGAAGTTAGGGACGCAAGCTGTTTTTGCGTCTAATGTAGCCTGGGAGCACCATACCATGGATTTGAGCACTGTGAACTGGAGTCTATCGGGCCCAGCCCTGGACACCATAGTGCCCGCCTCTATACCTTCCCATGTCCACTTAGACCTGTTTAATGCGGGTGTAATAG ATGATCC CTACTATGGTCTGAATGAGATCAGCCTTCGCTGGGTTGGCGAGTCAAACTGGACATACACGAGCGACCCTATATCTGATCT GTTGAGAGAATATGAGTCAACTTGGCTTGTATTTGAAGGGCTAGACACGTTCGCAAGCATTTCATTCTGTGGACATCATATCGCATCCACGAACAACCAGTTCCGCCAGTATGCGTTCGATGTTTCTTCGCCTCTGAAAAAGTGCACGGGAGACCCAACAATTAGCATAGACTTTGCGAGTGCTCCTAAAACCGTCGACGCAATTGCCGCAGACCCAAGTTCACCTCAGTGGCCAGTCCAGCTAACATCTCAATACCCAAACCGCTGGTTTATGCGCAAGCAGCAGTGCGATTTTGGTTGGGATTGGGGCCCTGCATTTGCCCCCGCTGGACCTTGGAAACCGGCGTACTTGGTCCAACTCGAAAAGCCTGGAAATATTCACATCCTGAATACGGACTTGGATATATACAGGGAGGGCAGTATCAACCATCTCCCGCCTGATCAAAACCAACCTTGGGTTGTGAACGCCAGCATTGATTTCATAGGTCATCCTCCAGCGGAGCCTCAATTATCTGTCGAGATCAAAGATTTTGAATCTGGTGAAATACTAGCCAGTCAACAAGCCGAGGCTGTTAGCGTCACTGAGGCCTCAATAACAGGCGTAACCACTTTCGATAGTCTTTCCCCGAAGCTCTGGTGGCCCTTGGGCCTCGGACCACAGAGTCTATATAATGTAACGATCACCGTCCACGACGGATCGGAACAGACCGCACTTTTCAGCAAGCGAACTGGCTTCCGGACAATATTCCTCAACCAGCGCAATATCACTGATAACCAACTGGCTCAAGGTATTGCTGATGGTGCGAATTGGCATTTTGAGATCAATGGACATGAATTCTACGCCAAAGGTTCTAATTTCATCCCCCCTGACACATTCTGGCCCCGAGTGACAAAGGAGAAGATGTCCCGGTTATTggatgccgctgctgcaggtaATCAGAATATGCTCCGCATTTGGTCATCTGGCGCATACCTCCCTGATTTCATCTACGACTTGGCAGATGAAAGGGGGATTTTGCTCTGGAGTGAATTCCAATTCAGTGATGCCATGTACCCGGTAGACGATGACTTTCTTGACAACGTTGCCGAGGAAGTGGTTTATAACGTGCGACGAGTTAACCATCATCCGTCCCTAGCCCTATGGGCCGGTGGGAATGAGATCGAGAGTCTGATTCTTCCCCAAACCCAAGACGCAGACCCAGAGGGCTATCCTAAATATGTCGCGGAGTACGAAAAACTATACATCAGCTTGATTCTGCCGCTGGTGTATCAAAACACCCGCTCCATCACATACAGTCCTAGCAGCACCACAGAAGGGTACCTTAGTGTCAATCTTTCCGCTCCTGTACCCATGACCCAAAGGTACGAGCAACTCGAACCAGGTTCCTACTACGGCGATACCGATTACTACAACTATGACACCAATGTTTCCTTCGACTACTCTATCTACCCCGTTGGGCGCTTTGCAAATGAATTCGGATTCCATAGCATGCCCAGTTTACAGACATGGCAGCAAGCTGTTGATCCTGACGACCTACACTTCAATAGCACTGTAGTCGTCACCCGGAACCGCCACTATCCATCAGAAGGCTTCGGTGAGACGTACAATGCTTCACGTGGAATGGCCGAAATGACCCTGGGAGTTGAGCGCTACTACCCCGTCCCCGAGAACGCAGACCCAGCTGCAAATTTCTCCGCCTGGTGTCACGCAACCCAGCTATTCCAAGCGGACTTTTATAAATCCCAGATCCAGTTCTaccgacgaggaagcggaaTGCCTGAAAGACAGCTAGGGTCTCTATACTGGCAGCTAGAGGATATCTGGCAGGCGCCTACGTGGGCCGGTATCGAGTACGACGGCCGGTGGAAAGTGCTGCACTATGTTGCGCGCGATATATACCAACCAATAATTGTGTCTCCGTTCTGGAACTACACTACAGGCAATTTCGAAGTCTATGTAACTTCAGATCTATGGGAGTCTGCAACAGGAACTGTGAACCTCACCTGGTTGACTCTCTCTGGAGAACCGATTCCCAATAACGCCGGCACACCGACGACCCTCTCGTTCGCGGTTGGCGCCATTAATACAACAAGAGTCTACAGCACCAATATCAAAGACCTCAACCTGCCAAACCCGAAAGACTCCATCCTTACCCTTTCCGTGTCCAGCGAAGCATCTCTCCCCAATTCCAAGGAACCGGTTTCACTAACCCACGAAAACCACTTCACCCCCGCATTCCCGAAGGACCTGGCCCTGACTGATCCCGAGCTCGAGCTCTCATACGACTCTCAGTCTGAGGTATTCACAGTAGAGGCGAAGTCAGGCGTATCTCTCTACACCTGGCTTGACTACCCGGCCGGTTTGGTGGGTTACTTTGACTACAACGCGTTCGTGCTTGCGCCTggccagaagaaggagatccGGTTTATAGTTCAGGAAGATCACTCGGATGGAGAATGGCAGCGAGAGGTTACTGTTCGCAGCCTCTGGGACCAGAAAGTCAGGGATTAG
- a CDS encoding uncharacterized protein (TransMembrane:2 (o16-41i62-83o)) encodes MGECNLLNKPHISFCVTMYMTFVMIPVYTFFFSFVLQLHLHTQSPLKSFMVLSRLLSLDDKSMGRLISSIYILLFIFIMGRSITPPGVLSSDFCDTVPW; translated from the coding sequence ATGGGCGAATGCAACCTACTTAATAAGCCCCATATATCTTTTTGCGTCACGATGTATATGACCTTTGTTATGATTCCTGTTTatactttcttcttcagttTCGTTTTACAACTTCATCTGCATACACAGTCACCCTTGAAGTCATTTATGGTGTTGTCTAGACTTCTTTCTCTAGATGACAAAAGTATGGGGCGGCTGATATCCAGTATATACATCCTCTTATTCATTTTCATTATGGGCAGGTCAATTACGCCCCCCGGTGTCCTTTCGTCGGACTTCTGTGACACCGTCCCCTGGTGA
- the COQ5 gene encoding class I SAM-dependent methyltransferase (BUSCO:EOG09264A8D;~COG:H;~EggNog:ENOG410PH01;~InterPro:IPR023576,IPR004033,IPR029063;~PFAM:PF13649,PF13489,PF01209,PF08242,PF08241, PF13847;~go_function: GO:0008168 - methyltransferase activity [Evidence IEA]): MNNFHRVAAAANILAVSISAPSQAFLHPSHSLPPKYSTMASRSLWRSLNLTTGRRFAVSETSYRCFSCSRRTQSEFKSEKDRMTHFGFSNVPEDKKETMVGAVFSSVASSYDTMNDLMSMGVHRLWKDHFVRSLNPGSALPSRDSDSTGRGWNILDIAGGTGDIAFRMLDHATNINHDSETRVTIADINAEMLAEGKKRSIETPYYNSNRLSFMQGNAEHMPSIPDNSIDLYTVVFGIRNFTDKQAALVEAHRVLKPGGVFACMEFSKVDNALFNTVYKQWSFSAIPLIGQLVAGDRESYQYLVESIEQFPSQEEFRGMIQKAGFMIPGRGFENLTGGIAAIHKGIKPLPRA, from the exons ATGAACAATTTCCACCGCGTCGCCGCAGCTGCGAACATTCTTGCGGTCTCGATTTCCGCTCCGTCACAGGCTTTCCTCCATCCCTCCCACTCGCTGCCCCCAAAATATAGCACAATGGCCTCCCGATCATTATGGAGGAGTTTAAATCTCACCACTGGGCGACGATTTGCCGTGAGCGAAACCTCATACCGCTGTTTCTCCTGCTCCCGACGGACCCAGTCCGAGTTCAAGTCCGAGAAGGATCGAATGACGCACTTCGGCTTCTCAAATGTGCCGGAGGATAAGAAGGAGACAATGG TTGGCGCTGTGTTTAGCTCTGTTGCTTCATCATACGATACCATGAACGACCTCATGTCAATGGGCGTTCATCGTCTATGGAAAGATCACTTCGTTCGCTCATTAAACCCCGGCTCTGCCCTTCCTTCGCGCGACAGTGATTCCACCGGGCGAGGCTGGAACATCCTCGATATTGCAGGCGGCACCGGCGATATTGCGTTCCGCATGCTAGATCACGCAACGAACATCAACCACGATAGCGAAACCCGAGTAACAATCGCTGATATCAACGCCGAAATGCTTGcggagggaaagaagcgCAGTATTGAAACACCGTACTACAACTCGAATCGGCTCTCGTTTATGCAGGGCAATGCGGAGCACATGCCCTCAATACCGGATAACTCTATCGATTTGTATACCGTGGTTTTTGGCATCCGGAACTTCACCGACAAGCAGGCGGCACTTGTGGAAGCACACCGTGTGTTGAAGCCGGGCGGTGTATTCGCGTGCATGGAATTCAGCAAGGTGGACAACGCCTTGTTTAATACGGTTTACAAGCAGTGGAGTTTTAGCGCCATCCCCTTGATCGGACAGCTGGTGGCGGGAGATCGGGAGAGCTACCAATATCTGGTCGAGAGTATTGAGCAGTTCCCCAGCCAGGAAGAGTTCCGGGGAATGATTCAGAAGGCTGGATTCATGATCCCCGGTCGAGGCTTCGAGAACCTCACAGGGGGGATTGCCGCTATCCACAAGGGAATTAAACCACTCCCCCGGGCTTAA
- a CDS encoding nicotinamide/nicotinic acid mononucleotide adenylyltransferase (COG:H;~EggNog:ENOG410PF81;~InterPro:IPR004821,IPR005248,IPR014729;~PFAM:PF01467;~go_function: GO:0003824 - catalytic activity [Evidence IEA];~go_function: GO:0016779 - nucleotidyltransferase activity [Evidence IEA];~go_process: GO:0009058 - biosynthetic process [Evidence IEA];~go_process: GO:0009435 - NAD biosynthetic process [Evidence IEA]) has protein sequence MADVTQPQGNHARPPPPDPSTPAEEYVFPEYRLKRVMDDAEKTPLLLVACGSFSPITFLHLRMFEMAADYVKLSTDFEIVGGYLSPVSDAYRKAGLASAEHRVSMCQRAVDASDWLMVDTWEPMHKEYQPTAIVLDHFDYEINTVRNGIDTGNGSRKPVQVVLLAGADLVHTMSTPGVWSEKDLDHILGQYGTFIVERSGTDIDEALAALQPWKKNIHVIQQLIQNDVSSTKIRLFLRRDMSVRYLIPDPVIGYIYENSLYMDDGTTQPGADKGKAKEESTVAN, from the exons ATGGCCGATGTCACCCAACCACAGGGCAACCATGCCCGCCCGCCGCCTCCCGACCCCTCAACGCCAGCGGAGGAGTACGTTTTCCCAGAATATCGCTTGAAACGTGTCATGGACGACGCAGAGAAGACGCCATTACTGCTTGTGGCTTGCGGTTCATTCTCCCCTATAACGTTCTTACATTTGCGCATGTTCGAGATGGCGGCCGATTACGTCAAGCTGAGCACCGACTTCGAAATTGTTGGAGGATACCTTTCGCCAGTATCAGACGCCTATCGTAAGGCAGGTCTTGCAAGTGCTGAGCACAG GGTCTCAATGTGCCAGAGAGCCGTGGATGCATCAGATTGGCTGATGGTGGACACATGGGAGCCGATGCACAAGGAATACCAGCCAACTGCTATTGTATTGGACCACTTCGACTACGAGATCAACACTGTACGAAACGGAATCGACACCGGAAATGGCTCTCGGAAGCCGGTACAAGTTGTTTTGCTCGCTGGGGCTGATTTGGTGCATACCATGTCAACCCCTGGAGTATGGAGTGAAAAGGATCTTGATCATATTCTTGGACAGTATGGG ACCTTCATCGTTGAACGGAGCGGAACAGATATCGACGAGGCGCTCGCAGCATTGCAGCCATGGAAAAAGAATATCCACGTCATTCAGCAGCTCATCCAAAATGACGTTAGTAGCACGAAAATCCGCCTGTTCCTCAGGCGTGATATGAGCGTGCGCTATCTGATTCCCGATCCCGTCATCGGTTACATTTATGAAAACAGTTTATATATGGATGACGGCACAACACAACCAGGTGCCGACAAGGGCAAGGCAAAAGAAGAATCAACGGTAGCGAATTAA
- a CDS encoding uncharacterized protein (COG:S;~EggNog:ENOG410PQAJ) codes for MPPITHEIAPKGDTILVVNNPNAPFAPWPTTSDRTSEEFGEPKCNLEVRIRVSSAHLKLASPYFDRALSGDWKEATVLRETGSAEVETSDWGVEALLLLLRIFHCQLSDLPKTITLELLANLCTLIDYYECHSILGFVSERWYQSQYMVTSLGNTSLVPLMSNGTSEVTLIQIERLIDQRQMMLFLWVTWVFNKPNAFLACSSFLISTIDGPLTSLGLPLPSTITDQINERREKLVGDAIHAIRSQESIWDRDGTSCGKICDFVCLGTLRDFIAAKGLSPAYAPFESFSLHDLQKSVRSLKVPKWREWTEERPTTQRPHACTNTTFTELSAKLFSMPAKGLILEDFKPRPNGTEPGITLN; via the exons ATGCCGCCAATCACCCACGAAATTGCGCCCAAGGGCGACACCATCCTCGTTGTCAATAACCCCAATGCGCCTTTTGCACCATGGCCAACGACTTCAGACAGAACCTCTGAAGAATTTGGCGAGCCGAAGTGTAACCTGGAAGTGCGTATTCGTGTCTCCTCCGCACACCTCAAGCTCGCCTCTCCCTACTTCGACAGGGCGCTGTCCGGAGACTGGAAAGAAGCGACAGTGTTACGGGAGACAGGGTCCGCTGAGGTTGAAACGAGTGATTGGGGCGTCgaggcactgctgctgctcttaCGGATCTTTCATTGCCAGTTATCAGATCTACCCAAGACAATTACCCTGGAGTTGCTGGCTAATCTTTGCACTTTGATCGACTACTATGAATGTCACAGTATCCTTGGCTTTGTTTCAGAGAGATGGTATCAGTCTCAGTACATGGTGACCTCTTTGGGAAACACCAGTTTAGTCCCTTTGATGTCGAACGGAACCTCTGAGGTAACCTTGATTCAGATTGAGAGGCTTATCGATCAACGGCAGATGATGCTTTTTCTCTGGGTTACGTGGGTATTCAATAAACCCAACGCTTTCCTCGCttgttcttccttcttgatctcaaCCATCGATGGGCCTCTAACGTCCTTGGGCCTCCCGCTGCCGAGCACAATTACTG ACCAAATAAACGAGCGCCGCGAAAAACTTGTGGGAGACGCTATTCATGCCATCAGGTCGCAGGAAAGTATTTGGGACCGCGATGGTACATCGTGCGGGAAGATCTGCGACTTTGTGTGCCTCGGGACTCTCAGGGATTTTATTGCAGCGAAGGGACTATCCCCAGCATACGCCCCTTTCGAGTCATTTTCGTTGCACGACCTGCAAAAGTCTGTGCGCAGTCTCAAGGTCCCCAAGTGGCGGGAGTGGACTGAGGAACGCCCAACAACCCAGAGGCCACATGCTTGCACGAATACTACCTTCACTGAGTTGTCGGCCAAGCTCTTTTCCATGCCTGCTAAAGGTCTTATACTGGAGGATTTTAAGCCTCGCCCCAACGGGACCGAGCCTGGTATCACCCTCAATTGA